One Paraburkholderia kururiensis DNA window includes the following coding sequences:
- a CDS encoding helix-turn-helix domain-containing protein, with amino-acid sequence MHSPLALVRDAADETPEAHAGQFDLLEHLVGVNLARLRAERQLSLDALARASGVSRAMLAQIESARSVPSIKVLSKIAAALKVSVAAFLRRHAVNGFEHLPADRARRLVSADGGYAERALYPEGEPVAAEFHELRIAPLHTEYGTRRTPGTLVNLVVSVGTLELSVHDQRQLLATGDAIVFDADQPHSLRNPGDTEARAFRVTVNAETPPRWDVPPEAARHDA; translated from the coding sequence ATGCATTCCCCGCTTGCGCTTGTCCGCGATGCCGCCGACGAGACGCCCGAGGCCCACGCCGGGCAGTTCGATCTGCTGGAGCATCTCGTCGGCGTGAACCTTGCGCGGCTGCGTGCCGAGCGCCAGCTTTCGCTCGACGCGCTTGCCCGCGCGTCCGGCGTCTCGCGGGCGATGCTCGCGCAGATCGAGTCGGCACGCAGCGTGCCGTCCATCAAGGTGCTGAGCAAGATTGCCGCGGCGCTGAAGGTGTCGGTGGCGGCTTTCCTGCGCCGCCACGCCGTGAACGGTTTCGAGCACCTGCCGGCTGATCGCGCGCGGCGCCTCGTGAGCGCGGACGGCGGCTATGCCGAGCGCGCGCTCTATCCCGAAGGCGAGCCCGTTGCCGCCGAGTTCCACGAGCTGCGCATCGCGCCGCTGCACACCGAGTACGGCACGCGCCGCACGCCGGGCACGCTGGTGAATCTCGTGGTGAGCGTGGGAACGCTGGAACTCAGCGTGCACGACCAGCGCCAGTTGCTCGCGACGGGCGACGCCATCGTGTTCGATGCCGACCAGCCGCACAGCCTGCGCAATCCCGGCGACACGGAGGCGCGCGCGTTTCGCGTCACCGTCAACGCGGAGACCCCGCCGCGCTGGGACGTTCCGCCCGAGGCGGCCCGGCACGACGCATGA
- the ribB gene encoding 3,4-dihydroxy-2-butanone-4-phosphate synthase, producing MSHSPLSFGDSTRLQGQTNTARPLDASADLPWLATEPVPPRIAAALQAMRDGRPVVLQDDDDRENEADLVVAAERLSVETMALLIRECSGIVCLCLPDEKVRALELPPMVAHNESRHGTAFTVSIEAREGVTTGVSAADRLTTIRTAIADHAKPADIARPGHVFPLRAAPGGVLARRGHTEGTVDLAVLAGLKPAGVLCELMNADGTMARGAEVERFAAQHRLPMLTIAELVEFREALAAARECCTDEA from the coding sequence ATGTCCCATTCTCCGTTGTCCTTCGGGGACTCCACCCGCCTTCAAGGCCAGACCAATACGGCGCGTCCGCTCGACGCCTCGGCCGATCTTCCGTGGCTGGCCACCGAACCCGTTCCGCCGCGTATTGCCGCCGCGCTGCAGGCCATGCGAGATGGTCGTCCCGTCGTGCTCCAGGACGACGACGACCGCGAGAACGAAGCGGATCTCGTCGTGGCCGCCGAGCGGCTCAGCGTCGAAACCATGGCGCTCCTGATCCGCGAATGCAGCGGCATCGTGTGCCTGTGCCTGCCGGACGAGAAAGTGCGCGCGCTCGAATTGCCGCCCATGGTCGCGCACAACGAGAGCCGCCACGGCACGGCGTTCACCGTTTCCATCGAGGCGCGCGAAGGCGTCACCACGGGTGTTTCGGCGGCGGACCGGCTCACCACGATTCGCACCGCGATTGCGGACCACGCGAAGCCAGCCGACATCGCGCGCCCCGGCCACGTATTTCCGCTGCGTGCGGCGCCGGGCGGCGTGCTGGCGCGACGCGGCCATACCGAAGGCACCGTCGACCTCGCCGTGTTGGCGGGCCTCAAGCCGGCGGGCGTGCTGTGCGAATTGATGAACGCGGACGGCACGATGGCGCGTGGCGCCGAGGTGGAACGCTTTGCCGCGCAGCATCGTCTGCCGATGCTGACGATTGCCGAACTCGTCGAGTTTCGGGAGGCGCTTGCGGCCGCGCGCGAGTGCTGTACGGACGAGGCGTAA
- a CDS encoding HAD family hydrolase, with protein MIDHLICDCDGVLVDSEVIADRVLAETLTATFPGIDFGPVVKTAFGQQTSRFLSNVASEFNLQLPPDFLETIEHNVERALAESLSPINGVRDALLRVPLPAAVVSNSRLSRVSASVRRAGLANIFGPRVFSAEQVPRPKPFPDVYLYAAQQLGVEPARCVVVEDSIAGLNAARAAGMKTIAFVGASHIPHGYADVLREMGLTRIIEHMDALPALIESGVRGEFGDVQS; from the coding sequence ATGATCGACCATCTCATCTGCGACTGCGACGGCGTGCTCGTCGACAGCGAAGTCATTGCCGACCGCGTGCTCGCCGAAACCCTCACCGCCACCTTCCCGGGCATCGACTTCGGCCCTGTCGTGAAAACGGCGTTCGGCCAGCAGACCTCGCGTTTTCTGTCGAACGTCGCGAGCGAGTTCAACCTTCAGTTGCCGCCCGACTTTCTCGAGACGATCGAACATAACGTGGAGCGCGCGCTGGCCGAATCGCTGAGCCCCATCAACGGCGTGCGCGATGCCTTGCTGCGCGTGCCGCTGCCTGCCGCCGTGGTGTCGAACAGCCGGCTTTCGCGCGTGAGCGCGTCGGTGCGGCGCGCGGGGCTCGCCAATATCTTCGGGCCGCGCGTGTTTAGCGCCGAGCAGGTGCCGCGGCCCAAGCCCTTCCCCGATGTCTACCTATACGCCGCGCAACAGCTCGGCGTGGAGCCGGCGCGCTGCGTCGTGGTGGAAGACAGCATCGCGGGGCTCAACGCCGCGCGCGCCGCCGGTATGAAGACCATCGCGTTCGTGGGCGCGAGCCACATTCCGCACGGCTACGCAGACGTGCTGCGCGAAATGGGCCTCACGCGGATCATCGAACACATGGACGCGCTGCCCGCGCTGATCGAAAGCGGCGTGCGCGGCGAGTTCGGGGACGTGCAGTCCTGA
- a CDS encoding MIP/aquaporin family protein produces the protein MSPYIAEFVGTAMLVLLGDGAVANVLLARTKGKGADLIVIVMGWAMAVFVAVYITASFSGAHLNPVVTVALALAGKFPWSKVPGYVAAQMLGGMAGALLVWLAYRQHFAKEADPDVKLGVFCTAPAIRSVPHNFLTEMICTFVLILGVLYLASPQVGLGALDALPVGLLVLGIGISLGGPTGYAMSPARDLSPRLVHALLPIPGKRDSDWHYAWIPVLGPLAGGSMAAWIYMHAH, from the coding sequence ATGTCACCCTATATTGCGGAGTTCGTGGGCACGGCCATGCTCGTGCTGCTGGGCGACGGCGCCGTCGCCAACGTGCTGCTCGCGCGCACCAAGGGCAAGGGCGCCGACCTCATCGTCATCGTGATGGGTTGGGCGATGGCGGTGTTCGTGGCGGTGTACATCACCGCGTCGTTCAGCGGCGCGCATCTGAATCCCGTCGTGACCGTAGCGCTGGCGCTCGCTGGCAAGTTCCCATGGAGCAAGGTGCCCGGCTACGTGGCCGCGCAGATGCTGGGCGGCATGGCAGGCGCGCTGCTCGTCTGGCTCGCCTACCGGCAACACTTCGCGAAAGAAGCCGATCCCGACGTGAAGCTCGGCGTGTTCTGCACGGCGCCCGCCATTCGCAGCGTGCCGCACAACTTCCTCACCGAAATGATCTGCACCTTCGTACTGATTCTCGGCGTGCTGTATCTGGCCTCGCCGCAGGTGGGGCTCGGTGCGCTCGACGCGCTGCCCGTGGGTCTGCTCGTGCTCGGCATCGGTATCTCGCTGGGCGGACCGACGGGCTACGCGATGAGTCCGGCGCGCGACCTGTCGCCGCGGCTCGTGCACGCACTGCTGCCTATTCCCGGCAAGCGCGACAGCGACTGGCACTACGCGTGGATTCCAGTGCTGGGCCCGCTCGCGGGCGGGTCGATGGCCGCGTGGATCTACATGCACGCGCATTGA
- the glpK gene encoding glycerol kinase GlpK — translation MTDQYILALDQGTTSSRAILFDRQGNIVSTAQKEFQQIYPKPGWVEHDPQEIWSTQAGVAAEAVTRAGLNGTSIAGIGITNQRETTIVWDRETGHPVYNAIVWQDRRTADFCDQLKAQGLEEKVRAKTGLPIDAYFSATKIRWILDNVEGAREKARQGRLAFGTVDSWLVWNFTKHSLHITDVTNASRTMLFNIHTLKWDDELLEALDIPRSMLPEVRPSSEVYGPTVTTVFASKIPIGGIAGDQHAALFGQMCTESGMVKNTYGTGCFLVMNTGSKPIESKNNLVTTIAWQIGDQINYALEGSIFIAGAVVQWLRDGLGIIKSASEIESLARSVPHCDGVYLVPAFAGLGAPHWNARARGTLFGITRGTTSAHIARAALDSIAYQSVDVLKAMEADSGIRIGELRVDGGACANNLLMQFQADMLGVDAVRPQVSETTALGAAYLAGLAVGYWKDVGELQQQWQLDRRFSPAMEPRDVKQCLDGWQRAVRAAKAWADAP, via the coding sequence ATGACGGACCAGTACATCCTCGCACTCGACCAGGGCACCACCAGCTCGCGCGCCATTCTGTTCGACCGTCAGGGAAACATCGTTTCCACGGCGCAAAAGGAATTCCAGCAGATCTACCCGAAGCCCGGCTGGGTAGAGCACGATCCTCAGGAGATCTGGTCGACTCAAGCCGGCGTCGCGGCCGAAGCGGTGACGCGTGCCGGGCTGAACGGCACGTCGATTGCCGGTATCGGCATCACGAATCAGCGTGAGACCACCATCGTGTGGGATCGCGAAACAGGCCATCCCGTCTACAACGCCATCGTCTGGCAGGACCGCCGCACCGCCGACTTCTGCGACCAGCTGAAGGCGCAAGGGCTCGAAGAGAAAGTGCGCGCGAAAACCGGCTTGCCTATCGACGCCTACTTCTCCGCCACGAAAATCCGCTGGATTCTCGACAACGTGGAAGGCGCGCGCGAAAAGGCCAGGCAAGGCCGCCTCGCCTTCGGCACCGTGGACAGCTGGCTCGTGTGGAACTTCACGAAGCACAGCCTGCACATCACCGACGTCACCAACGCGTCGCGCACCATGCTCTTCAACATCCATACGTTGAAGTGGGACGACGAACTGCTCGAAGCGCTCGACATTCCGCGCAGCATGTTGCCCGAGGTGCGTCCGTCGTCCGAGGTGTACGGTCCGACCGTGACCACCGTGTTCGCCTCGAAGATTCCGATTGGCGGCATTGCCGGCGACCAGCACGCCGCGCTCTTCGGGCAGATGTGCACCGAGTCCGGCATGGTGAAGAACACTTACGGCACCGGTTGCTTTCTCGTGATGAACACGGGCAGCAAGCCGATCGAGTCGAAGAACAATCTCGTCACGACCATTGCCTGGCAGATCGGCGACCAGATCAACTACGCGCTGGAAGGCAGCATCTTCATCGCGGGCGCCGTGGTGCAATGGCTGCGCGACGGGCTCGGCATCATCAAGAGCGCCTCGGAAATCGAAAGCCTCGCGCGCAGCGTGCCGCATTGCGACGGCGTCTACCTCGTGCCCGCATTCGCCGGGCTGGGCGCGCCGCACTGGAATGCCCGCGCGCGCGGCACGCTTTTCGGCATCACGCGCGGCACCACGTCGGCACATATCGCGCGTGCGGCGCTCGACTCCATCGCGTATCAGTCCGTCGACGTGCTGAAAGCCATGGAGGCCGACTCGGGCATCCGCATCGGCGAGTTGCGCGTGGACGGCGGCGCCTGCGCGAACAACCTGCTCATGCAGTTCCAGGCCGACATGCTCGGCGTGGATGCGGTTCGTCCGCAGGTCAGCGAAACCACGGCGCTGGGCGCCGCGTATCTGGCGGGTCTCGCCGTGGGCTACTGGAAGGACGTAGGCGAATTGCAGCAGCAATGGCAGCTCGACCGCCGCTTCTCGCCCGCCATGGAGCCGCGCGACGTCAAGCAGTGCCTCGACGGCTGGCAGCGCGCCGTGCGCGCCGCGAAGGCCTGGGCCGACGCGCCCTGA
- the glpD gene encoding glycerol-3-phosphate dehydrogenase, whose product MTQGSRFDLLVVGGGINGAGIARDAAGRGFSVLLCEQDDLAAHTSSASTKLIHGGLRYLEYREFGLVRKALQERETLLRAAPHIMWPLRFVMPHMPDLRPAWLIRAGLFLYDHLAKRELLPGSRGIDMRRHAAGAPLVDSIRRGFVYSDGWVDDARLVVLNALDASEHGARVMTRTKLVSAVRAGNEWHAKLQRADGTSFDVRAGAIANAAGPWVAELLHGALGRGAQHSVRLVKGSHIVTRRLFDHDHAYIFQNPDKRIIFAIPYEREYTLIGTTDIEYRDDPAHVAIDAGEVQYLCDSINRYFKRHIAPADVCWTYSGVRPLLEDENADNPSAVTRDYKLELDAPEGTAPLLSVFGGKITTFRKLAEEAVDTLAGALGQKAPAWTAGAPLPGGNIERADFEGFLARFQREHAWLPADLARRYARAYGTRATNVIGHARSLSELGRAFAPGLYEAELRYLRDVEWARSAQDVLWRRSKLGLHVEPGTLAAVTADIDAWFAQEPAARAA is encoded by the coding sequence GTGACGCAAGGATCAAGGTTCGATCTGCTCGTCGTAGGCGGCGGCATCAACGGCGCGGGCATCGCGCGCGACGCCGCAGGTCGCGGCTTTTCGGTGCTGCTGTGCGAACAGGACGACCTCGCCGCGCACACGTCCTCGGCCAGTACCAAGCTGATTCACGGCGGCCTGCGCTATCTGGAGTACCGCGAGTTCGGACTGGTGCGCAAGGCGCTGCAGGAGCGCGAAACGCTGCTGCGCGCGGCGCCGCACATCATGTGGCCGCTGCGCTTCGTCATGCCGCACATGCCGGATCTGCGGCCCGCGTGGTTGATCCGCGCCGGTCTCTTCCTCTACGACCACCTCGCGAAGCGCGAGCTGCTGCCCGGCTCGCGCGGCATCGACATGCGCCGGCACGCCGCGGGCGCGCCGCTCGTCGATTCCATCCGGCGCGGCTTCGTCTATTCGGACGGCTGGGTGGACGACGCCCGCCTCGTCGTGCTCAACGCGCTCGACGCGAGCGAGCACGGCGCACGCGTCATGACGCGCACCAAGCTCGTGAGCGCGGTGCGCGCGGGCAACGAGTGGCACGCGAAACTGCAGCGCGCCGACGGAACGTCGTTCGACGTGCGTGCCGGCGCCATCGCCAACGCGGCTGGTCCATGGGTGGCCGAACTCCTGCACGGCGCGCTGGGCCGCGGCGCGCAGCACAGCGTGCGGCTCGTGAAAGGCAGCCACATCGTCACGCGGCGCCTCTTCGATCACGACCACGCCTACATCTTCCAGAACCCGGACAAGCGGATCATCTTCGCCATTCCGTACGAGCGCGAGTACACGCTGATCGGCACGACGGACATCGAATATCGCGACGACCCGGCACACGTGGCCATCGACGCGGGCGAAGTGCAGTACCTCTGCGATTCGATCAACCGCTACTTCAAGCGCCACATTGCGCCGGCCGATGTCTGCTGGACCTATTCGGGCGTGCGTCCGCTGCTCGAAGATGAGAACGCCGACAACCCGTCGGCCGTGACGCGCGACTACAAGCTCGAACTCGACGCGCCCGAAGGCACCGCGCCGCTGCTCTCGGTGTTCGGCGGCAAGATCACGACGTTTCGCAAGCTGGCCGAAGAGGCCGTCGATACACTCGCGGGCGCGTTGGGTCAGAAGGCACCGGCCTGGACCGCCGGTGCGCCACTGCCGGGCGGCAACATCGAACGCGCGGACTTCGAAGGTTTTCTCGCACGCTTTCAGCGCGAGCACGCATGGCTGCCCGCCGATCTCGCGCGGCGCTACGCACGCGCCTATGGAACGCGTGCGACGAACGTGATCGGCCACGCGCGCTCGCTCTCCGAGTTGGGCCGCGCCTTCGCGCCGGGGCTCTACGAAGCCGAACTGCGCTATCTGCGCGACGTCGAATGGGCGCGTAGCGCGCAGGACGTGCTGTGGCGCCGCTCGAAGCTGGGCCTGCACGTTGAGCCGGGCACGCTCGCCGCAGTGACGGCCGACATCGACGCGTGGTTCGCACAGGAGCCCGCAGCACGCGCGGCATGA
- a CDS encoding DeoR/GlpR family DNA-binding transcription regulator yields MTRDPRLTLNARQQELLEWVQRDGFVTVDDLAAHFDVTPQTIRRDVNWLADLNLLRRYHGGATLPTSSENVSYTARQRMFHEEKRRIAALAATHIPDQASLFINLGTTTEEVARALNRHRGLRVITNNLNVASMMSGYPDCEVLITGGIVRPWDKGIVGELAIDFIRQFKVDFAIIGTSGIETDGTLRDFDTREVRVAEAIMSHARTVFLVTDHSKFGRPALVRQGHLSQVHALFTDEAPPADMTETLTQTGTQVYVAK; encoded by the coding sequence ATGACACGAGACCCCCGCCTCACCCTGAACGCACGCCAACAGGAACTGCTCGAGTGGGTGCAGCGCGACGGCTTCGTCACTGTGGACGACCTCGCGGCGCATTTCGACGTCACGCCGCAAACCATCCGGCGCGACGTCAACTGGCTCGCCGACCTCAACCTCCTGCGGCGCTACCACGGCGGGGCCACCCTGCCCACGAGTTCGGAAAACGTCTCCTACACCGCGCGCCAGCGCATGTTCCACGAGGAAAAGCGCCGCATCGCTGCGCTCGCCGCCACGCACATTCCCGACCAGGCGTCGCTCTTCATCAACCTGGGCACCACGACCGAGGAAGTGGCGCGCGCGCTGAACCGCCATCGCGGCCTGCGCGTCATTACCAACAACCTCAACGTGGCCAGCATGATGAGCGGCTACCCAGACTGCGAGGTGCTCATCACGGGCGGCATTGTCCGTCCGTGGGACAAGGGGATTGTGGGCGAGCTCGCCATCGACTTCATCCGCCAGTTCAAGGTGGATTTCGCGATCATCGGCACCTCGGGAATCGAGACCGACGGCACGCTGCGCGACTTCGACACGCGCGAGGTGCGCGTGGCCGAAGCCATCATGTCGCATGCGCGCACGGTCTTCCTCGTGACCGACCATTCGAAGTTCGGCCGCCCGGCGCTCGTGCGCCAGGGCCACCTGAGCCAGGTCCACGCCCTTTTCACCGACGAGGCCCCGCCCGCCGACATGACCGAGACGCTCACGCAGACCGGCACCCAGGTATACGTGGCGAAGTGA
- a CDS encoding gamma-glutamyltransferase family protein, producing MTRFNWHNPYPTPRLPVFARNIVSTSHPLAAQAGLRMLWKGGNAVDAAIAAAAAITVVEPVSCGLGGDAFALVWDGGKLHGLNASGVAPAAWDVDYFRRRYGEENGLAMQPKRGWDAVTVPGVIAGWEALHAKFGSLPFADLMEPAIEIAERGHAVASIVAHKWVAAVPDLKDQPGFAATFMPRGRAPEVSELVRFPGHARTLRMLAEQGPRAYYEGEIAERIAAFAREGGGALTLDDLRNYRADWVEPISKDYRGYTVHEIPPNGQGIAALIALGILAQFDVNAMQLDSVESQHLQIEAMKLAFADVYRYVADPRSMEVTPQQMLDDAYLAERAKLIDPKRATHFDFGMPKAGGTIYLSAADERGMMVSFIQSNYMGFGSGIVVPDMGISMQNRGCGFSMDPKSPNVVEGGKRPFHTIIPAFLTQRVDGREEAVMSFGVMGGDMQPQGHLQSIVRMLDYGQQPQAACDAPRWKVNRDFTLDVEATLDPACARALEARGHTIKSVDDPYMDFGSGQYIWRLDRNEPERGYVAASDSRRDGLAAGF from the coding sequence ATGACTCGCTTTAACTGGCACAACCCTTACCCCACGCCCCGCCTGCCTGTGTTTGCCCGCAACATCGTGTCCACTTCGCACCCGCTCGCCGCGCAGGCCGGCCTGCGCATGCTGTGGAAGGGCGGCAATGCGGTGGACGCGGCCATTGCCGCCGCTGCCGCCATCACCGTTGTCGAGCCCGTTTCGTGCGGCCTGGGCGGCGACGCCTTTGCCCTCGTCTGGGACGGAGGCAAGCTGCATGGCCTCAACGCATCGGGCGTGGCGCCGGCCGCGTGGGACGTCGATTACTTCCGGCGCCGCTATGGCGAGGAGAACGGCCTCGCGATGCAGCCCAAGCGCGGCTGGGACGCCGTGACGGTGCCCGGCGTGATCGCCGGCTGGGAGGCGCTGCACGCGAAGTTCGGGTCCCTGCCGTTCGCCGACCTGATGGAGCCCGCCATCGAAATTGCCGAGCGCGGTCATGCGGTGGCGAGCATCGTGGCCCACAAATGGGTGGCCGCGGTGCCCGACCTCAAGGATCAGCCCGGTTTTGCCGCGACCTTCATGCCGCGCGGCCGCGCGCCCGAGGTGAGTGAACTCGTGCGCTTTCCCGGCCACGCCAGGACGCTGCGCATGCTGGCGGAGCAAGGCCCGCGCGCCTACTACGAGGGCGAAATCGCCGAGCGGATCGCCGCGTTCGCGCGTGAGGGCGGCGGCGCGCTGACGCTGGACGACCTGCGCAACTACCGCGCCGACTGGGTCGAACCCATCTCCAAAGACTATCGCGGCTACACGGTGCACGAAATTCCGCCGAACGGCCAGGGCATCGCGGCGCTGATCGCGCTCGGCATCCTCGCCCAGTTCGACGTGAACGCGATGCAGCTGGACAGCGTCGAGTCGCAGCATCTGCAGATCGAGGCCATGAAGCTTGCGTTCGCCGACGTGTACCGCTACGTGGCGGACCCGCGCTCCATGGAGGTCACGCCGCAACAGATGCTCGACGACGCGTATCTTGCTGAACGCGCGAAGCTGATTGACCCGAAGCGCGCGACGCACTTCGACTTCGGCATGCCGAAAGCCGGCGGCACGATCTACCTCAGCGCCGCCGACGAGCGCGGCATGATGGTGAGCTTCATCCAGTCGAACTACATGGGCTTCGGGTCGGGCATAGTGGTGCCGGACATGGGCATCTCGATGCAGAACCGCGGCTGCGGATTCTCGATGGACCCGAAGTCGCCGAACGTGGTGGAAGGCGGCAAGCGGCCGTTCCACACCATCATTCCGGCATTCCTCACGCAGCGCGTGGACGGTCGCGAGGAGGCGGTGATGAGCTTCGGCGTGATGGGCGGCGACATGCAGCCGCAAGGGCACCTGCAATCCATCGTGCGGATGCTCGACTACGGCCAGCAACCGCAGGCCGCCTGCGACGCGCCGCGCTGGAAGGTGAACCGCGATTTCACGCTCGACGTCGAAGCCACGCTCGATCCGGCCTGCGCCCGCGCGCTCGAAGCGCGCGGCCATACGATCAAGTCCGTCGACGACCCGTACATGGACTTCGGTTCCGGCCAGTACATCTGGCGTCTCGACCGCAACGAGCCGGAACGTGGCTACGTCGCCGCAAGCGACAGCCGCCGCGACGGTCTCGCCGCCGGGTTCTGA
- a CDS encoding ferritin-like domain-containing protein, which translates to MRTDIEPRHVMPWRIEDIDLSRIDRQRAAANEDLLLLLCAASFIESGTDLYTRNLSLFFDDDPEVSAWLNNEWEHEELQHGRALKTYIAHVWPEFDWDTAFHNFFDEYSKTCSVEEFEKTRALEMVARCVVETGTATLYRAINECSDEPVLKEITDNIRTDEVRHYKHFFKYFKKYNKIEGNGRLAVLGALMRRVMEIKNEDSEIALRHVFAIRYPERVHDSAYNRERSARVNALVRRNLSADMCVKMLLKPLDLPAKIQPGVHYPLAKITQHVFFR; encoded by the coding sequence ATGCGCACTGACATCGAGCCTCGCCATGTAATGCCCTGGCGTATCGAAGACATCGACCTCTCGCGTATAGACCGTCAGCGTGCCGCCGCCAACGAAGACCTGCTGCTGCTGTTGTGCGCGGCCTCGTTCATCGAAAGCGGCACCGACCTCTACACGCGCAACCTGAGTCTGTTCTTCGACGACGACCCGGAAGTCTCCGCGTGGCTCAACAACGAATGGGAGCACGAAGAGCTCCAGCACGGCCGCGCGCTGAAGACCTATATCGCGCACGTGTGGCCGGAGTTCGACTGGGACACGGCCTTCCACAACTTCTTCGACGAGTACTCGAAGACCTGCAGCGTCGAGGAATTCGAGAAGACGCGCGCGCTCGAAATGGTGGCGCGCTGCGTCGTGGAAACGGGCACCGCCACGCTGTATCGCGCCATCAACGAGTGTTCGGACGAGCCCGTGTTGAAGGAGATCACGGACAACATCCGCACCGACGAAGTGCGCCACTACAAGCACTTTTTCAAGTACTTCAAGAAGTACAACAAGATCGAGGGCAACGGCCGGCTTGCCGTGCTCGGGGCGTTGATGCGCCGGGTCATGGAGATCAAGAACGAAGACTCGGAGATCGCGCTTCGTCACGTCTTTGCGATCCGCTACCCCGAGCGCGTGCACGACTCCGCCTATAACCGCGAACGTTCGGCGCGCGTGAACGCGCTCGTGCGCCGCAATCTGTCGGCGGACATGTGCGTGAAGATGCTGCTCAAGCCGCTCGACCTGCCCGCGAAGATCCAGCCTGGCGTGCATTACCCGCTCGCCAAGATCACGCAGCACGTGTTCTTCCGGTGA